The proteins below come from a single Chryseobacterium nepalense genomic window:
- a CDS encoding DUF1294 domain-containing protein gives MFYGIAVISIITFIIFGIDKRKAVKHQRRIPESTLLSLTFLGGTIGALLGMLVFRHKISKRSFLLKFALIVLIQALFIYFIFLNA, from the coding sequence ATGTTTTATGGAATAGCCGTCATCAGCATTATCACGTTTATCATCTTCGGAATCGATAAAAGAAAAGCGGTGAAGCACCAGCGGCGAATCCCAGAGTCCACCTTGTTGTCCCTGACTTTCTTAGGCGGAACGATCGGAGCTTTGCTGGGAATGCTTGTTTTCAGGCATAAAATTTCAAAGAGATCATTTCTGTTGAAGTTCGCATTAATCGTCCTGATTCAGGCTCTGTTTATCTATTTTATCTTTTTAAATGCATAG
- the typA gene encoding translational GTPase TypA — translation MQNIRNIAIIAHVDHGKTTLVDKIIHATNIFRENQESGELIMDNNDLERERGITILSKNISVTYKDTKINVIDTPGHADFGGEVERVLKMADGVILLVDAFEGPMPQTRFVLQKALELGLRPLVVINKVDKPNCRPDEVHDQVFDLFFNLDATEEQLDFPTFYGSSKQGWFNTSLEQTEDIFPLLDGILQYVPEPKVTEGNLQMQITSLDYSSFLGRIAIGKVTRGEIKESQWIGLAQADGKIAKGKVKELYVFEGLGKKKVTEVQAGDICAVVGFDAFQIGDSFVDLENPEPLERTAIDEPTLNMTFSINNSPFFGKDGKYVTSNHLKERLTKELEKNLALRVQQTDDANTFLVFGRGILHLSVLIETMRREGYEMTIGQPQVILKEIDGVSCEPYESLVVDVPEEYASRVIDLATQRKGDLHIMETKGEMQHMEFEIPSRGLIGLRSQMLTATAGEAIMAHRFTEYKPFKGAIPGRNNGVLISKTQGPATEYSINKLQDRGKFFVDPGEEIYAGMIIGEQNKPGDLVVNIVEAKQLNNMRAAGKDKDTGVAPKILFSLEECMEYIQADEAIEVTPNFIRMRKKLLSEEERKKVERSAKA, via the coding sequence ATGCAAAACATTAGAAATATTGCGATCATCGCACACGTTGACCACGGGAAGACCACATTGGTTGACAAGATCATCCACGCTACCAATATTTTCAGGGAAAATCAGGAGAGTGGGGAGTTAATTATGGATAACAACGACCTTGAAAGAGAAAGAGGAATCACGATCTTATCCAAGAATATTTCTGTTACTTATAAAGACACGAAAATTAATGTAATTGATACACCGGGTCACGCCGATTTCGGGGGAGAGGTAGAAAGAGTATTGAAAATGGCAGACGGGGTAATCCTTTTGGTGGATGCCTTCGAAGGACCGATGCCACAGACCCGTTTCGTACTTCAGAAAGCACTGGAATTAGGATTAAGACCATTGGTGGTCATCAACAAAGTAGATAAGCCGAACTGTCGTCCGGATGAGGTTCACGATCAGGTATTTGATCTGTTCTTCAACCTTGATGCTACCGAAGAGCAGTTGGATTTCCCAACGTTCTACGGATCTTCAAAACAGGGATGGTTCAACACTTCATTGGAGCAGACTGAAGATATTTTCCCTTTGCTGGACGGTATCCTTCAATATGTTCCTGAACCGAAAGTAACCGAAGGTAACCTTCAGATGCAGATCACTTCCCTGGATTATTCTTCTTTCTTAGGAAGAATCGCCATCGGAAAAGTAACCAGAGGGGAAATTAAAGAATCCCAGTGGATCGGTCTTGCTCAGGCAGACGGTAAAATTGCAAAAGGAAAAGTTAAAGAACTATACGTTTTCGAAGGATTAGGAAAGAAAAAAGTAACTGAAGTTCAGGCAGGAGATATCTGTGCTGTTGTAGGTTTCGACGCTTTCCAGATCGGAGACTCTTTCGTGGACCTGGAAAATCCTGAACCATTGGAAAGAACGGCGATCGATGAGCCTACCCTGAACATGACGTTCTCTATCAACAATTCACCTTTCTTCGGGAAAGACGGTAAATATGTTACCTCTAACCACCTGAAAGAAAGATTAACCAAAGAATTAGAGAAAAACTTAGCATTAAGAGTACAGCAGACCGACGATGCCAATACTTTCCTTGTATTCGGTAGAGGGATCCTTCACTTATCCGTTTTAATTGAAACCATGAGAAGAGAAGGGTATGAAATGACGATCGGTCAGCCACAGGTTATCCTTAAAGAAATCGACGGCGTAAGCTGTGAGCCTTACGAATCTTTGGTAGTAGACGTTCCTGAAGAATATGCTTCAAGAGTAATCGATCTGGCTACCCAGAGAAAAGGAGATCTTCACATTATGGAAACGAAAGGCGAAATGCAGCATATGGAATTCGAAATTCCTTCAAGAGGTCTGATCGGATTGCGTTCCCAGATGCTAACCGCTACAGCCGGAGAAGCCATTATGGCGCACCGTTTTACAGAATACAAGCCTTTCAAAGGTGCTATTCCGGGAAGAAACAATGGGGTGTTGATCAGCAAAACCCAAGGTCCTGCAACAGAATATTCCATCAACAAACTACAGGACAGAGGTAAGTTCTTCGTAGATCCGGGAGAGGAAATCTATGCAGGAATGATTATCGGAGAACAGAACAAACCTGGAGATCTTGTGGTAAACATCGTTGAAGCAAAACAGCTGAACAACATGAGAGCCGCAGGTAAAGATAAAGATACCGGTGTTGCTCCGAAAATCTTATTCTCACTGGAAGAATGTATGGAATACATCCAGGCTGATGAAGCCATCGAGGTAACTCCGAATTTCATCCGTATGAGAAAGAAACTCCTTTCCGAAGAAGAAAGAAAAAAAGTGGAAAGATCAGCAAAAGCCTAA